From Mesobacillus jeotgali, the proteins below share one genomic window:
- a CDS encoding helix-turn-helix domain-containing protein — MIGVRLKEIRKEKNMTLKELAEGAGVSISFLSQVERGKSSVTLESLRKISEVLGVNPSTFFPSNNEPVSGPSFHYRDLTQQVPNPDFHPILVTLPANQSDGQPFAHSGHEFVYVIEGTLTLQIGTKMIELQQGESWFFSASETHYWYNHTDQSIRFLLVSSR, encoded by the coding sequence ATGATCGGTGTACGACTTAAAGAAATCCGGAAAGAGAAAAATATGACTTTGAAAGAACTTGCCGAAGGGGCTGGTGTATCCATCAGCTTTCTATCACAAGTAGAACGCGGGAAGTCCAGCGTCACATTGGAATCCCTTCGTAAAATATCCGAAGTTCTTGGCGTCAATCCAAGTACTTTTTTTCCAAGTAACAATGAGCCTGTGAGTGGACCATCATTTCATTATAGAGACCTGACACAACAAGTCCCAAACCCGGACTTTCATCCCATACTCGTTACACTTCCAGCAAACCAGAGCGACGGGCAGCCCTTCGCACATAGCGGACATGAATTTGTCTATGTAATAGAAGGAACTTTGACACTGCAAATAGGTACAAAGATGATTGAACTGCAACAAGGAGAATCCTGGTTCTTTTCCGCTAGCGAAACTCATTATTGGTATAACCATACCGATCAGAGCATTCGGTTTTTATTGGTGTCGTCAAGGTAA
- a CDS encoding MFS transporter codes for MDKKTTYRVLIASLVGSSIEWFDYFLYGTMAALVFNQLFFVNEDPTVGLLLAYASFALSFFIRPFGGIIFSHIGDRIGRKKTLVLTLSLMGAATFAMGILPTYQAIGVAAPIILITLRLIQGLGIGGEWGGALLLATEYAPPERRGFFGSIPQMGVTIGMVMGTLALWLMSLLPEQQFMSWGWRVPFIFSALLVVFGLWIRKGIDETPEFKEVQQKGEIPKLPIVDTLRYYWKEVLITIGAKVVETAPFYIFSTFIVSYATSTLGFSRSAVLGSVMVSTVITTILIPIMGSLSDRIGRKKMYIAGTLAMMAFAFPYFWMIHQGSVLMLVLATIIGLGIIWAPITAVLGTMFSEIFDAKVRYTGVSLGYQIGAAVAGGTAPLVATALLASFDNSYVPVALYIMFTAAVSLIAIWAVKSRVEPTVITGKMSSAK; via the coding sequence TTGGATAAGAAAACAACTTATCGTGTATTGATTGCCAGCCTTGTTGGCAGTTCCATTGAATGGTTTGACTATTTTCTATATGGAACAATGGCCGCACTTGTATTTAACCAATTATTCTTTGTCAACGAGGACCCGACAGTAGGCTTGCTTTTAGCGTATGCATCGTTTGCACTTTCGTTTTTCATCCGGCCATTTGGAGGAATCATTTTTAGTCATATCGGGGATCGAATCGGCCGGAAAAAAACACTCGTTTTAACATTGAGCTTGATGGGTGCTGCAACATTCGCAATGGGTATCTTGCCTACATATCAAGCAATTGGTGTAGCTGCACCAATCATTTTGATCACGCTTCGTCTGATCCAGGGACTTGGAATCGGCGGGGAATGGGGAGGAGCTCTGCTGCTTGCAACTGAGTATGCTCCGCCAGAACGCAGAGGATTCTTCGGATCCATCCCGCAAATGGGTGTGACGATCGGAATGGTGATGGGTACGCTCGCTCTTTGGCTCATGAGCTTATTGCCAGAGCAGCAATTCATGTCATGGGGCTGGCGCGTGCCATTCATCTTTAGTGCATTGCTCGTGGTCTTTGGTTTATGGATCCGAAAAGGAATCGATGAGACACCAGAATTCAAGGAAGTTCAGCAAAAAGGTGAAATTCCAAAGCTGCCAATCGTCGATACACTTCGCTATTACTGGAAAGAAGTGCTCATCACAATCGGTGCGAAAGTGGTTGAGACAGCTCCATTCTATATTTTCAGTACGTTCATTGTTTCGTATGCGACAAGCACTCTAGGATTCAGCCGCTCCGCTGTGTTAGGTTCCGTCATGGTTTCAACCGTCATTACGACGATCCTTATCCCAATCATGGGAAGTCTGTCAGACCGAATTGGCCGCAAGAAAATGTATATCGCCGGTACATTGGCGATGATGGCTTTCGCTTTCCCATACTTCTGGATGATTCATCAAGGCAGTGTGCTCATGCTGGTGTTGGCGACGATTATCGGCCTGGGGATCATTTGGGCTCCGATTACGGCAGTACTTGGAACCATGTTCTCTGAAATCTTTGATGCCAAGGTTCGCTATACCGGGGTCTCACTAGGCTATCAAATCGGTGCCGCAGTTGCTGGCGGTACAGCGCCGCTCGTTGCTACAGCGCTGCTCGCTTCATTCGATAATTCTTACGTTCCAGTTGCACTCTACATCATGTTCACTGCTGCGGTGTCACTGATTGCCATCTGGGCAGTGAAAAGCCGCGTTGAACCAACTGTGATCACTGGTAAAATGAGCTCGGCCAAATAA